The following are encoded in a window of Anopheles gambiae chromosome X, idAnoGambNW_F1_1, whole genome shotgun sequence genomic DNA:
- the LOC4576046 gene encoding maestro heat-like repeat-containing protein family member 1 produces MEKQHPEHRAEEGRKASPVPVIKQDQHLIAVVTSLLDSLNDKEELLRTTTEASLIRIAKRRHDEIVEVFCDYRKKHPKLGDTHTLIILRVISYIATNLIDVIDPNTASKCIQYSMAEIMKLTEQNASVQNPCREILVAVGRRYCKEIMEIFVKHLEQNQLGNFMIVQSVGALATANTLDTVPYIKPILALMLPTLSAVRQDFLRQAYAYAIGRFCEAFSEYQEYQRQNPNEETPMKTGVRYEIQDEVSIVYDHFHAQWLASREPKLTGEVLNAFAYMYPLLPVERVSDNLAKTVPSVLALYRKSLDRSAVTQYLASIIKTVLQLDSKLLAPMADTLVGCLFDLVCVSPDYDKPQTVKGHFEVLRCFDLLAPEYGEKIIEILLIHLRNNSERERIKSLLVVTHLTNTSEPVVRDKLPEITAILRGLLATEKPVKVRIVLLRTVVAFMQKNFVRDREFVAFLIRCSCRPAKLNLDHGSAEEHQEFQRACHDTMHILSSTVGTVDRMLRAELLQAYLRYEYTDICGTIGKCLANLYAKDPELGLHGAAAAGAAPDRHSDNPFDESAGGGGVELGDEAQPGAPPPPRPIAVFVRTLALLGNFGEQGRIQHLLAFLKSYAGSLYRHLVPLWGELLGALQAELAGGIDEQRYFALLFAFVQETIRDVDEYTFVEGVIAEMFHQLPLYQPASGGGSGGSAGGGGGGGSGGGGAGQAAEFRVPPLDQERRMLVKVFGVCLCHTRDEHLIENKLDLIVALAKGEKADKHAPTEEYERLMQDYAEALGYASVEHLDRVMGKLTALVIDDGAVKKSSSFFANLNFIKDSARELEAYKLKVLALQSLHVIVGRAPKDAIAQHYTDAVVRYLIAQFDSKELFVRQLVLKTLLALTAVLSPSDGDERLASERNRADLHRICMTITADSANEYLPLLPSIIQLATVLVQLSAEEQNLDVNGLLNAICFYFFTTAQNLKSRLDTTEDDARTSYLARFLNRSLPEVNQFIRTVLVQQNASPACLDDVHSILEKWLKDRNGEVRICACHVYNSTLEVYMRSMKIGCEAPSKFNQTGSMLGKMVPRCIDSNATVRQTAVDVLKKILEIACVYETLTVADSSVEWVGELDRIRDEIVTDDAKDIYRLAAELARIIAQRLSSYQYVQFSKCLLYSVSDPEPSSVIGASYVLKFFMHVKGSEMFHAIPELVKECLYAVKICEVPRAKTTILKSILALTKHHPKLVCNEILTQCLPLEEHVIEYWKTLTMDADLSGIILDNFIGAVTSTCLYEQPQQQQQQQPDPTDDAARTATLHPFAIVCVLREMFACAELKSEMQSRFPEIFCMLLSTLASYITLLPPYSVLAQPNAAGNVTIPKGGSRRGAKANGAPGGTGKEAAAAKLSPCQIVLDAFQTFLDTLGMQQISLVLAVCPDLAASTDLNSFIEILTPLGVATASEVGINSALMRQLVTTMSRYVSSPYDTQRIASTGFYAHLVPLQPYGETASVIMLSLESSLNDPNPLVRGLSIRGLAYVCSLTRHDIDKYATMCLTSLLKGIEDYNERCFINIPLDSMRGLSRVLQAIEPAKFEPFQVSSAIRIRPFFEKSSTELRESAILLFGDLCGLKLKQLPAGEAGQHDGADVSESLVEQLRANLCSLLLHLCEQNSMIARACKITLKNVCALLGTAKMNALAQNHLLEHGQLQCAVFLKDFVKLIGEELQEWINDFIDACLPLLRSQWPEIRGNAAILIGLLHCQNANVKCQHMEQIGHKISLLLKDECTTVRVSASEALGYIYGEM; encoded by the exons atGGAAAAGCAGCACCCGGAGCACCGCGCGGAGGAGGGCAGGAAGGCCTCCCCGGTGCCCGTTATCAAGCAGGACCAGCATCTAATCG CGGTCGTCACCAGCCTGCTGGACAGCCTGAACGACAAGGAGGAGCTGCTGCGCACCACGACCGAGGCGTCCCTGATCCGCATCGCCAAGCGGCGGCACGATGAAATCGTAGAAGTGTTCTGCGACTACCGGAAGAAGCACCCCAAGCTgggcgacacacacacgctcatcaTACTGAG AGTAATCTCGTACATTGCAACGAATCTGATCGACGTGATCGATCCGAACACCGCCTCCAAGTGCATCCAGTACAGCATGGCGGAAATCATGAAGCTGACCGAGCAGAACGCCTCGGTGCAGAACCCGTGCCGGGAGATACTGGTCGCGGTCGGGCGGCGCTACTGCAAAGAGATAATGGAAATCTTCGTGAAGCACCTGGAGCAGAACCAGCTCGGCAACTTTATGATCGTGCAGTCGGTGGGGGCGCTCGCGACGGCCAACACGCTCGACACGGTGCCGTACATTAAGCCGATCCTGGCGCTGATGCTGCCGACGCTGTCGGCGGTGCGGCAGGACTTTCTGCGGCAGGCGTACGCGTACGCGATCGGGCGGTTCTGCGAGGCGTTCTCCGAGTACCAGGAGTACCAGCGCCAGAACCCGAACGAGGAGACGCCGATGAAGACGGGCGTGCGGTACGAGATCCAGGACGAGGTGTCGATCGTGTACGACCACTTCCACGCCCAGTGGCTGGCGTCGCGCGAACCGAAGCTAACCGGCGAGGTGCTGAATGCGTTCGCGTACATGTACCCGCTGCTGCCGGTCGAGCGGGTGAGCGACAATCTGGCGAAAACGGTCCCGAGCGTGCTGGCCCTGTACCGGAAGAGCCTGGACCGCAGCGCCGTCACGCAGTACCTGGCGTCGATCATCAAGACGGTGCTGCAGCTCGACTCGAAGCTGCTCGCCCCGATGGCGGACACGCTCGTCGGCTGCCTGTTCGATCTGGTGTGCGTCAGCCCGGACTACGACAAGCCGCAGACGGTGAAGGGGCACTTCGAGGTGCTGCGCTGCTTCGATCTGCTAGCGCCCGAGTACGGGGAGAAGATCATCGAGATACTGCTGATCCACCTGCGCAACAACAGCGAGCGGGAGCGCATCAAGTCGCTGCTGGTGGTGACGCACCTGACCAACACGTCCGAGCCGGTCGTGCGCGACAAGCTGCCGGAGATAACCGCCATCCTGCGCGGGCTGCTCGCGACGGAGAAACCGGTCAAGGTGCGGATCGTGCTGCTGCGCACGGTGGTCGCCTTCATGCAGAAGAACTTTGTGCGCGACCGGGAGTTTGTCGCCTTCCTGATCCGGTGCAGCTGCCGGCCGGCCAAGCTGAACCTCGACCACGGCAGCGCGGAGGAGCACCAGGAGTTTCAGCGCGCCTGCCACGACACGATGCACATCCTGTCGTCGACGGTCGGCACGGTGGACCGGATGCTGCGGGCGGAGCTGCTGCAGGCGTACCTGCGCTACGAGTACACCGACATCTGCGGCACGATCGGCAAGTGTTTGGCGAACCTGTACGCGAAGGATCCGGAGCTGGGGCTGCAcggcgccgccgccgccggcgcCGCTCCCGACCGGCACAGCGACAACCCGTTCGACGAGTCGGCCGGTGGAGGAGGTGTGGAGCTGGGCGATGAGGCACAGCCGGgggcgccgccgccgccccgcCCGATCGCTGTGTTTGTGCGGACGCTCGCGCTGCTCGGGAACTTTGGCGAGCAGGGGCGGATACAGCATCTGCTGGCGTTTCTGAAAAGCTACGCGGGGAGCTTGTACCGCCATCTGGTGCCGCTGTGGGGCGAGCTGCTCGGCGCGCTGCAGGCCGAGCTGGCGGGCGGCATCGACGAGCAGCGGTACTTTGCGCTGCTGTTTGCGTTCGTGCAGGAAACGATACGCGACGTGGACGAGTACACGTTCGTGGAGGGCGTCATCGCGGAGATGTTCCACCAGCTGCCCCTGTACCAGCCGGCGAGCGGCGGCGGGAGTGGAGGAAGCGCCggcggtggaggaggaggaggaagtggTGGCGGTGGGGCGGGACAGGCGGCCGAGTTCCGGGTGCCGCCGCTCGACCAGGAGCGGCGCATGCTGGTGAAGGTGTTCGGCGTCTGCCTGTGCCACACGCGCGACGAGCATCTGATCGAGAACAAGCTCGACCTGATCGTGGCGCTGGCGAAGGGCGAGAAGGCGGACAAGCACGCGCCGACCGAGGAGTACGAGCGGCTGATGCAGGACTACGCCGAGGCGCTCGGGTACGCCTCGGTCGAGCATCTGGACCGGGTGATGGGCAAGCTGACGGCGCTCGTGATCGACGACGGGGCGGTGAAGAAGTCGAGCAGCTTCTTCGCCAACCTGAACTTCATCAAGGACAGTGCGCGCGAGCTGGAAGCGTACAAGCTGAAGGTGCTCGCGCTGCAGTCGCTGCACGTGATCGTGGGCCGGGCGCCGAAGGACGCGATCGCCCAGCACTACACGGACGCGGTCGTGCGCTACCTGATCGCGCAGTTCGACAGCAAGGAGCTGTTCGTGCGGCAGCTGGTGCTGAAGACGCTGCTCGCGCTTACCGCCGTCCTGTCGCCGTCGGACGGCGACGAGCGGCTGGCGAGCGAGCGCAACCGGGCCGATCTGCACCGCATCTGCATGACGATCACGGCGGACAGTGCGAACGAGTatctgccgctgctgccgtccATCATACAGCTCGCGACCGTGCTGGTGCAGCTGAGCGCCGAGGAGCAGAACCTCGACGTGAACGGGCTGCTGAACGCGATCTGCTTCTACTTCTTCACCACGGCGCAGAACCTTAAGTCACGCCTGGACACAACCGAGGACGATGCGCGCACCAGCTATCTGGCCCGCTTCCTCAACCGCTCCCTGCCCGAGGTGAATCAGTTCATACGCACCGTGCTGGTGCAGCAGAACGCGTCGCCCGCCTGCCTGGACGATGTGCACTCGATACTGGAGAAGTGGCTGAAGGACCGGAACGGCGAGGTGCGCATCTGCGCCTGCCACGTCTACAACAGCACGCTCGAGGTGTACATGCGGTCGATGAAGATCGGGTGCGAGGCCCCGTCCAAGTTCAACCAGACCGGCAGCATGCTCGGCAAGATGGTGCCGCGCTGCATCGACTCGAACGCGACCGTCCGGCAGACGGCGGTGGACGTGCTGAAGAAGATACTGGAGATTGCGTGCGTGTACGAGACGCTCACGGTCGCGGACAGCAGCGTCGAGTGGGTCGGCGAGCTCGACCGCATCCGGGACGAGATCGTGACGGACGACGCGAAGGACATCTACCGGCTGGCGGCCGAGCTGGCGCGCATCATCGCCCAGCGCCTGTCCAGCTACCAGTACGTGCAGTTCAGCAAGTGTCTGCTGTACAGCGTGAGCGATCCCGAGCCGAGCTCGGTGATCGGCGCGTCGTACGTGCTCAAGTTCTTCATGCACGTCAAGGGCTCGGAGATGTTTCACGCGATCCCGGAGCTGGTGAAGGAGTGTCTCTAC GCTGTTAAAATCTGTGAAGTACCGCGGGCCAAAACGACGATACTGAAATCGATACTGGCGCTCACCAAACACCACCCGAAGCTGGTGTGCAACGAGATTCTCACACAGTGTTTGCCGCTGGAAGA GCACGTGATCGAGTACTGGAAGACGCTCACGATGGACGCGGACCTGAGCGGTATCATCCTGGACAACTTCATCGGTGCCGTCACCTCCACCTGCCTGTAcgagcagccgcagcagcagcagcagcagcagccggatcCGACCGATGATGCGGCGCGCACCGCCACGCTGCACCCGTTCGCGATCGTGTGCGTGCTGCGCGAGATGTTCGCGTGCGCGGAGCTGAAGAGCGAGATGCAGTCCCGGTTTCCCGAGATCTTCTGCATGCTGCTCTCCACGCTCGCCTCCTACATTACGCTGCTGCCGCCGTACAGTGTGCTGGCGCAGCCGAACGCCGCCGGCAACGTGACCATCCCGAAGGGTGGCAGCCGGCGGGGCGCGAAAGCGAACGGAGCGCCGGGCGGTACGGGCAAAGAGGCAGCTGCGGCCAAGCTGAGCCCGTGCCAGATCGTGCTCGACGCGTTCCAAACCTTCCTGGACACGCTCGGCATGCAGCAGATCTCGCTCGTGCTGGCCGTCTGTCCCGATCTGGCCGCCAGCACCGATCTGAACAGCTTCATCGAGATACTGACGCCGCTCGGCGTGGCGACGGCGAGCGAGGTCGGCATCAACTCCGCGCTGATGCGCCAGCTCGTCACCACGATGAGCCGGTACGTGAGCAGCCCGTACGACACGCAGCGCATCGCGTCGACCGGCTTCTACGCGCACCTGGTGCCGCTGCAGCCGTACGGCGAGACGGCCTCGGTCATCATGCTCAGCCTCGAGTCGTCGCTGAACGATCCGAACCCGCTGGTGCGCGGGCTGAGCATCCGCGGGCTGGCGTACGTGTGCAGCCTGACCCGGCACGACATCGACAAGTACGCGACGATGTGTCTGACCTCGCTGCTGAAGGGTATTGAGGACTACAACGAGCGCTGCTTCATCAACATCCCGCTCGACAGCATGCGCGGCCTGTCCCGGGTGCTGCAGGCGATCGAGCCGGCCAAGTTCGAACCGTTCCAGGTGTCGTCCGCCATCCGCATCCGGCCGTTCTTCGAGAAAAGCTCGACCGAGCTGCGCGAGTCCGCCATCCTGCTGTTCGGCGATCTGTGCGGGCTGAAGCTGAAGCAGCTGCCGGCCGGTGAGGCGGGGCAGCATGATGGGGCGGACGTGTCCGAGTCGCTGGTGGAGCAGCTGCGCGCGAACCTCTGCTCGCTGCTGCTCCATCTGTGCGAGCAGAACAGCATGATAGCGCGGGCGTGCAAAATTAcgctcaagaatgtgtgcgcCCTGCTCGGCACGGCCAAGATGAATGCGCTCGCCCAGAACCATCTGCTCGAGCACGGCCAGCTGCAGTGTGCCGTCTTTCTCAAGGATTTCGTCAAGCTGATC ggcgAAGAGTTGCAGGAGTGGATTAATGATTTTATCGACGCCTGTCTGCCACTGCTGCGCAGCCAGTGGCCCGAGATACGCGGCAACGCGGCAATACTTATCG GACTGCTCCACTGTCAGAATGCGAACGTCAAGTGCCAGCACATGGAGCAGATTGGGCACAAAATATCGCTCCTGCTGAAGGACGAGTGTACCACGGTGAGGGTGAGTGCGTCGGAAGCACTCGGCTACATTTACGGTGAGATGTGA
- the LOC1271984 gene encoding lysozyme, translating to MHPFGPSLLLLLSLATVNGAFLSNLNATCFRCICDASTGCSTSTTCRQSYCGPFSISRAYWMDAGRLVLPADEPTRWGAFEDCANDYDCATGIVTQYMEKYGTDCNGDGLVDCVDYTMLHVNGGPRCQGALGGTFASRFYQCLREGKRDSSRTFG from the exons ATGCATCCTTTCGGtccgtcgctgctgctgctgctatcgtTGGCTACGGTGAACGGTGCGTTCCTATCCAATCTAAACGCCACCTGCTTCCGGTGCATCTGCGACGCTTCCACCGGTTGCAGCACGTCCACCACCTGCAGACAGTCG TACTGTGGTCCGTTCTCCATCTCGCGCGCCTACTGGATGGATGCGGGCCGGCTGGTCCTGCCGGCGGACGAACCGACCCGCTGGGGCGCGTTCGAGGACTGTGCGAACGATTACGACTGCGCAACCGGCATCGTGACGCAGTACATGGAAAAGTATGGCACCGACTGCAACGGGGATGGGCTGGTGGACTGCGTCGACTATACGATGCTGCACGTGAACGGTGGGCCGCGCTGCCAGGGTGCGCTCGGTGGCACGTTCGCCAGCCGGTTCTACCAGTGTTTGCGCGAGGGTAAGCGTGATTCTAGTCGAACTTTCGGATAG
- the LOC1271986 gene encoding adenylate kinase isoenzyme 6 homolog: MVLPNILVTGTPGTGKSELCRQLADKLGFRWQNVSEIVTEHKFVEEYDEEFECPVLDEDRLLDHLEPLMQEGGCAVEYHSSEFFPERWFASVWVVRCSTSLLYDRLQAREYGERKIKSNMECEIFQIPLDEARDAYRKEIIHEVTSDTAADLDATVERVRDWLEQWKAKHNKS, from the exons ATGGTGCTGCCCAACATTCTCGTGACAG GAACGCCCGGCACGGGTAAGTCGGAACTGTGCCGGCAGCTGGCGGACAAGCTCGGCTTCCGGTGGCAGAACGTGAGCGAGATCGTGACCGAGCACAAGTTCGTGGAGGAGTACGACGAGGAGTTCGAGTGCCCGGTGCTGGACGAGGACCGGCTGCTCGACCATCTCGAGCCGCTGATGCAGGAGGGCGGCTGCGCGGTCGAGTACCACAGCTCGGAGTTCTTCCCGGAGCGCTGGTTCGCGTCGGTCTGGGTCGTCCGCTGCTCGACCTCGCTGCTGTACGACCGGCTGCAGGCGCGCGAGTACGGCGAGCGCAAGATCAAGTCGAACATGGAGTGCGAAATCTTCCAGATACCGCTGGACGAGGCGCGGGACGCGTACCGGAAGGAGATCATCCACGAGGTGACGAGCGACACGGCGGCGGATCTGGACGCGACGGTCGAGCGCGTGCGCGACTGGCTGGAGCAGTGGAAGGCGAAGCACAATAAATcgtaa